The Anastrepha ludens isolate Willacy chromosome X, idAnaLude1.1, whole genome shotgun sequence genome includes a window with the following:
- the LOC128869606 gene encoding uncharacterized protein LOC128869606 — protein sequence MYGADTVLTRKEKRKEQRMEEERKRVEKHLVHTNYALEVSDTEDAEKDISAGEENAAKDMNEDEDTDGSNINLLPKKANRGKINFIDDRMLACMDKCNLSTRDAMHLVSATVAAFINTMQNVNGTPSIKMEDLILN from the exons atgtatggtgccgatactgtactcacaagaaaagaaaaacgcaaagagcaacgaatggaagaagaaagaaagcgcgttgaaaagcatttagttcata cTAATTATGCTCTTGAAGTCTCTGATACCGAGGATGCTGAAAAGGATATTTCAGCTGGCgaagaaaatgcagcaaaagATATGAATGAAGACGAAGATACAGACGGAAGTAACATTAATTTACTaccgaaaaaggcaaatcgaggaaaaattaattttattgatgatagaATGCTTGCGTGCATGGACAAATGTAACCTCTCAACAAGAGATGCCATGCATTTGGTGAGTGCAACGGTTGCTGCCTTCATAAATACCATGCAAAATGTTAATGGAACGCCGTCAATAAAAATGGAAGATTTAATTCTTAATTGA